The following proteins are co-located in the Burkholderia sp. HI2500 genome:
- the ilvD gene encoding dihydroxy-acid dehydratase, with protein sequence MAYNRRSKHITQGVARSPNRSMYYALGYQKDDFDKPMIGIANGHSTITPCNSGLQRLSDAAVAAVKAADANPQIFGTPTISDGMSMGTEGMKYSLVSREVIADCIETCVQGQWMDGVVVVGGCDKNMPGGMIALARLNVPGIYVYGGTIRPGNWKGRDLTIVSSFEAVGEFTAGRMSQEDFEGVEQNACPTSGSCGGMYTANTMSSSFEALGMSLLYSSTMANPDQEKVDSAAESARVLVEAVKRDLKPRDIITKESIENAVSVIMATGGSTNAVLHYLAIAHAAEVDWTIEDFERIRKRVPVICDLKPSGKYVATDLHRAGGIPQVLKILLDAELLHGDCMTITGRTLADELKDVPGVPRADQDVIFPIDRALYKEGHLAILKGNLAEDGAVAKITGLKNPVITGPARVFDDEQSAMDAILGDRIRAGDILVLRYLGPKGGPGMPEMLAPTSAIIGKGLGESVGFITDGRFSGGTWGMVVGHVAPEAFVGGTIALVQEGDSITIDAHRLLLQLNVDDAELARRRAAWQQPAPRYTRGVLAKFAALARPANQGAVTG encoded by the coding sequence ATGGCTTACAACCGTCGCTCGAAGCACATCACGCAAGGCGTGGCCCGCTCGCCGAACCGCTCGATGTATTACGCCCTCGGCTACCAGAAGGACGATTTCGACAAGCCGATGATCGGCATCGCGAACGGCCACTCGACGATCACGCCGTGCAATTCCGGCCTGCAGCGCCTGTCGGACGCGGCCGTCGCGGCCGTGAAGGCGGCCGATGCGAACCCGCAGATCTTCGGCACGCCGACGATTTCGGACGGCATGTCGATGGGCACCGAAGGCATGAAGTACTCGCTCGTGTCGCGCGAGGTGATCGCCGACTGCATCGAGACCTGCGTGCAGGGGCAATGGATGGACGGCGTGGTGGTGGTCGGCGGCTGCGACAAGAACATGCCGGGCGGGATGATCGCGCTCGCGCGCCTGAACGTGCCGGGCATCTACGTGTATGGCGGCACGATCCGCCCCGGCAACTGGAAAGGCCGGGACCTGACGATCGTGTCGTCGTTCGAGGCGGTCGGCGAATTCACCGCGGGCCGGATGTCGCAGGAGGATTTCGAAGGCGTCGAGCAGAACGCCTGCCCGACGTCGGGGTCATGCGGCGGAATGTACACCGCGAACACGATGAGCTCGTCGTTCGAGGCGCTCGGGATGTCGCTGCTGTACTCGTCGACGATGGCGAACCCCGACCAGGAGAAGGTCGATTCGGCCGCCGAATCGGCGCGTGTGCTCGTCGAGGCCGTGAAGCGCGACCTGAAGCCGCGCGACATCATCACGAAGGAGTCGATCGAGAACGCGGTGTCGGTGATCATGGCGACGGGCGGCTCGACCAATGCAGTGCTGCACTACCTCGCGATCGCGCACGCGGCCGAGGTCGACTGGACGATCGAGGACTTCGAGCGCATCCGCAAGCGCGTGCCCGTGATCTGCGACCTGAAGCCGTCGGGCAAGTACGTCGCGACCGACCTGCACCGGGCCGGCGGGATTCCGCAGGTGTTGAAGATCCTGCTCGACGCGGAGCTGCTGCACGGCGACTGCATGACGATCACCGGCCGCACGCTCGCCGACGAGCTGAAGGACGTGCCGGGCGTGCCGCGCGCGGACCAGGACGTGATCTTCCCGATCGACCGCGCGCTGTACAAGGAAGGCCACCTCGCCATCCTGAAGGGCAATCTCGCGGAAGACGGCGCGGTCGCGAAGATCACCGGCCTGAAGAACCCGGTGATCACGGGCCCGGCACGCGTGTTCGACGACGAGCAGAGCGCGATGGATGCGATTCTCGGCGACCGGATTCGCGCCGGCGACATCCTCGTGCTGCGCTACCTCGGCCCGAAGGGCGGCCCCGGCATGCCGGAAATGCTCGCGCCGACGTCCGCGATCATCGGCAAGGGGCTCGGCGAATCGGTCGGCTTCATCACCGACGGCCGCTTCTCGGGCGGCACCTGGGGGATGGTGGTCGGCCACGTCGCGCCCGAGGCGTTCGTCGGCGGCACGATCGCGCTCGTGCAAGAGGGTGACTCGATCACGATCGACGCGCATCGGCTGCTGCTGCAGCTGAACGTCGATGATGCGGAACTCGCGCGCCGCCGCGCCGCATGGCAACAACCGGCGCCACGCTACACGCGCGGCGTGCTCGCGAAATTCGCGGCGCTCGCCCGCCCGGCGAACCAGGGCGCCGTCACGGGTTGA
- a CDS encoding cell division protein ZapA, giving the protein MSTKQIEVSILGQAYRLACSAETEAALLEAVARVDAEMSKIRSNSSVRGTDRIAVMAALSLASELLRLQTSVRHGEAFPAEEIRRTMHQMNEQLGAVLAQHETQ; this is encoded by the coding sequence ATGAGCACCAAGCAGATCGAAGTCTCGATTCTCGGCCAGGCCTATCGGCTCGCCTGCTCGGCCGAGACCGAAGCGGCGCTGCTCGAAGCGGTCGCACGCGTCGACGCCGAAATGTCGAAAATCCGCTCGAACAGCTCGGTACGCGGCACCGATCGCATCGCCGTGATGGCGGCGCTGTCGCTCGCGTCCGAATTGCTGCGGCTGCAAACGAGCGTGCGGCACGGTGAAGCATTTCCGGCGGAGGAAATCCGTCGTACAATGCACCAGATGAACGAACAGCTCGGCGCGGTGCTCGCACAGCACGAGACGCAGTAA
- a CDS encoding SIMPL domain-containing protein (The SIMPL domain is named for its presence in mouse protein SIMPL (signalling molecule that associates with mouse pelle-like kinase). Bacterial member BP26, from Brucella, was shown to assemble into a channel-like structure, while YggE from E. coli has been associated with resistance to oxidative stress.) — MTKKSALALSLALAAAVPAALTLASTAAHAQTANPHFPEPAGVLSLSSQASADVPQDIIHITLFYEQQAKDPGSLTAQLNQRADAALSQAKGVSGVTAHTGAFSVYPSTDRDGKISAWRGRTEVALESRDFAAASKLAGQLSNLMQVANVEFSLSPEAQRAAEQKLTTEAIKSFRARADEAAKAFGYGSYTIRDVNVGGGRNVQPYPRMMAMAAAPMDSAKMSAPIAVEGGKATVSVTVNGSVQMK; from the coding sequence ATGACCAAGAAATCCGCACTCGCGCTGTCGCTCGCCCTTGCCGCCGCCGTTCCCGCCGCGCTGACGCTCGCGTCGACCGCCGCGCACGCGCAAACCGCGAACCCGCACTTTCCGGAGCCGGCAGGCGTGCTGTCGCTGTCGTCGCAGGCCAGCGCGGACGTGCCGCAGGACATCATCCACATCACGCTGTTCTACGAGCAGCAGGCCAAGGATCCGGGCAGCCTCACCGCGCAGTTGAACCAGCGCGCCGATGCAGCGCTGTCGCAGGCCAAGGGCGTATCGGGCGTCACCGCACACACGGGCGCCTTCTCCGTGTACCCGAGCACCGATCGTGACGGCAAGATCTCCGCATGGCGCGGTCGTACGGAAGTGGCGCTCGAATCGCGCGATTTCGCTGCCGCGTCGAAGCTTGCGGGCCAGCTGTCGAACCTGATGCAGGTCGCGAACGTCGAGTTCTCGCTGTCGCCCGAAGCGCAGCGCGCGGCCGAGCAAAAGCTGACGACCGAAGCGATCAAGTCGTTCCGCGCCCGCGCCGACGAAGCCGCGAAGGCATTCGGTTACGGCAGCTACACGATCCGCGACGTGAACGTCGGCGGCGGCCGCAACGTACAGCCGTACCCGCGCATGATGGCGATGGCCGCGGCGCCGATGGACAGCGCGAAGATGAGCGCGCCGATCGCGGTCGAAGGCGGCAAGGCCACCGTGTCGGTCACCGTCAACGGCTCCGTGCAGATGAAGTAA
- the lgt gene encoding prolipoprotein diacylglyceryl transferase has product MIIHPNFDPVAIHLGPLAVRWYGLMYLVGFIAAIVVGRIRLKLPHVAAQGWTAKDIDDMMFYGVLGTVLGGRLGYVLFYKADFYFSHPLDVFKVWEGGMSFHGGFLGVTLAMMLFAWQRKRHWLQVTDFVAPMVPTGLAAGRLGNFINGELWGRVTDPSAPWAMLFPGAMRDDAAWLPKHPELVEKWHLADVFMQYQLLPRHPSQLYEIALEGIALFFALFFFARKSRPMGAVSALFLIGYGLARFTVEFAREPDDFLGLLALGLSMGQWLSLPMILAGVALMVWAYRRRAAHAAA; this is encoded by the coding sequence ATGATCATTCACCCGAATTTCGACCCCGTTGCGATCCATCTCGGGCCGCTGGCCGTGCGCTGGTACGGGCTCATGTATCTCGTCGGCTTCATCGCGGCGATCGTCGTCGGCCGGATCCGGCTGAAGCTGCCGCACGTCGCGGCGCAGGGCTGGACCGCAAAGGACATCGACGACATGATGTTCTACGGCGTGCTCGGCACCGTGCTCGGCGGCCGGCTCGGCTATGTGCTGTTCTACAAGGCCGATTTCTACTTCTCGCATCCGCTCGACGTATTCAAGGTGTGGGAAGGCGGCATGTCGTTTCACGGCGGCTTCCTCGGCGTGACGCTCGCGATGATGCTGTTCGCGTGGCAGCGCAAGCGCCACTGGCTGCAGGTCACCGACTTCGTCGCGCCGATGGTGCCGACGGGGCTCGCGGCCGGCCGGCTCGGCAACTTCATCAACGGTGAGCTGTGGGGCCGCGTGACCGATCCTTCGGCACCGTGGGCGATGCTGTTCCCGGGCGCGATGCGCGACGATGCGGCATGGTTGCCGAAGCATCCGGAGCTCGTCGAGAAGTGGCATCTTGCCGACGTGTTCATGCAATACCAGCTGCTGCCGCGCCATCCTTCGCAGCTCTATGAAATCGCGCTCGAAGGCATCGCGCTGTTCTTCGCGCTGTTCTTCTTCGCGCGCAAGTCGCGGCCGATGGGCGCCGTGTCCGCGCTGTTCCTGATCGGCTACGGCCTCGCACGCTTCACGGTCGAGTTCGCGCGCGAGCCCGACGACTTCCTCGGCCTGCTCGCGCTCGGCCTGTCGATGGGGCAGTGGCTGTCGCTGCCGATGATTCTCGCGGGTGTCGCGCTGATGGTCTGGGCGTATCGCCGCCGCGCGGCGCATGCCGCTGCGTGA
- a CDS encoding LysR substrate-binding domain-containing protein translates to MADPTPDLRQWRYFVTVADERHFGRAAERLSMTQPPLSQAIRALEDALGVALFARTKRSVALTAVGAALLPDVRRLLAAADALPPLARRLARGEAGSLSLAFVSTADYGLLPALLRAFGARYPQVRLQLTEATSDVQIDELVAGRIDAGLVIPPVPPRHAAGLSYLPVMREPLVVAMPAAASNAPEDEPVRLAEVAALPLVIFPRRLAPGFYDIITGCYGAAGATPHIGQEAIQMQTIVSLVSAGMGVALVPQSLRNLRRTGVVYRPLADRAPVVETGLVWRTGDVSPVLAGFIDVVRAQGLAT, encoded by the coding sequence ATGGCCGATCCGACTCCCGACCTGCGCCAGTGGCGCTATTTCGTGACCGTCGCCGACGAGCGCCATTTCGGCCGCGCGGCCGAACGCCTGTCGATGACGCAGCCGCCGCTGTCGCAGGCGATCCGTGCGCTCGAGGATGCGCTCGGCGTCGCGCTGTTCGCGCGCACCAAGCGCTCGGTGGCGCTGACGGCGGTCGGGGCGGCGCTGCTGCCGGACGTGCGCCGGCTGCTTGCAGCGGCCGATGCGCTGCCGCCGCTGGCGCGACGGCTCGCGCGCGGCGAGGCCGGTTCGCTGTCGCTCGCGTTCGTGTCGACCGCCGATTACGGGCTGCTGCCTGCGCTGCTGCGGGCGTTCGGTGCGCGCTATCCGCAGGTGCGGCTGCAACTCACGGAGGCGACGAGCGACGTGCAGATCGACGAGCTCGTCGCGGGGCGCATCGACGCGGGGCTCGTCATTCCGCCCGTGCCGCCGCGCCACGCGGCCGGGCTGTCGTACCTGCCCGTCATGCGCGAGCCGCTGGTGGTGGCGATGCCGGCCGCGGCGAGTAATGCGCCGGAAGACGAGCCCGTGCGTCTCGCCGAGGTTGCCGCGTTGCCGCTCGTGATCTTTCCGCGTCGTCTGGCGCCCGGCTTTTATGACATCATTACGGGCTGCTACGGCGCGGCGGGGGCAACGCCGCACATCGGCCAGGAGGCGATCCAGATGCAGACGATCGTCAGCCTCGTGTCGGCCGGCATGGGCGTCGCACTGGTGCCGCAATCGCTGCGTAACCTGCGGCGCACCGGCGTGGTCTACCGGCCGCTTGCCGATCGCGCGCCGGTCGTCGAGACCGGCCTCGTGTGGCGCACCGGTGACGTGAGCCCCGTGCTGGCCGGCTTCATCGACGTCGTGCGCGCGCAGGGCCTCGCCACGTGA
- a CDS encoding EVE domain-containing protein: MQYWLMKSEPDEASIDDLANAPQRTLPWTGVRNYQARNFMRDTMKIGDGVLFYHSSCPEPGIAGLAEVSSTPYPDPTQFDPKSPYYDPKSTQEAPRWLLVDVRYVKKSPLVPLAALREHDELADMRVLARGNRLSITPVTRAEWRFITEKLMK, encoded by the coding sequence ATGCAATACTGGCTGATGAAGTCCGAACCGGACGAAGCAAGCATCGACGATCTCGCCAACGCACCGCAGCGCACGCTGCCGTGGACCGGCGTGCGCAACTATCAGGCGCGCAATTTCATGCGCGACACGATGAAGATCGGCGACGGCGTGCTGTTCTATCACTCGAGCTGCCCCGAGCCGGGCATCGCGGGCCTCGCCGAAGTGTCGTCGACGCCCTACCCCGACCCCACGCAGTTCGATCCGAAAAGCCCCTATTACGACCCGAAGTCGACTCAGGAAGCGCCGCGCTGGCTGCTCGTCGACGTGCGCTACGTGAAAAAATCACCGCTCGTGCCGCTTGCGGCGCTGCGCGAACACGACGAACTCGCCGACATGCGCGTGCTCGCGCGCGGCAACCGGCTGTCGATCACGCCGGTCACGCGCGCCGAATGGCGCTTCATCACCGAAAAGCTGATGAAGTAG
- a CDS encoding FecCD family ABC transporter permease produces MLHGIFFDADPNRPRDAQITTGPLPQAGVPHVVCGAVRGMSAARATAIWAALAAAVALLFVASLSIGSVPMSPWQALASLVPHGGDALFADIVRTLRLPRALAGFACGALLALAGALLQVLLRNPLAEPYVLGVSGGAAGFALVAMIAGGAWWLVDASAFAGSLVSVALVLGLARRELGRGDSRDASPRLLLTGVVIAAGWGALVTLLLSLAPDARLRGIIFWLTGDLNGVAAPWFAWGALLLAACVALPVAPQLNVLLRGDATALALGVPVARLRVRIYLIASLAAAAAVTTAGTIGFVGLVVPHALRLAFGNDQRMLLPAAMLAGGGGVMAADLLARTVIAPAQLPVGVMTALIGVPVFLWMLLRRPMR; encoded by the coding sequence ATGCTTCACGGAATCTTCTTCGATGCTGACCCCAATCGTCCGCGCGACGCTCAAATCACGACCGGTCCGCTGCCGCAAGCGGGTGTGCCGCACGTCGTGTGCGGCGCCGTGCGCGGCATGAGCGCCGCGCGCGCCACCGCGATCTGGGCCGCGCTGGCTGCGGCAGTCGCGCTGCTGTTCGTCGCGTCGCTGTCGATCGGCAGCGTGCCGATGTCGCCATGGCAGGCGCTCGCGTCGCTCGTGCCGCATGGCGGCGACGCGCTGTTCGCCGATATCGTCCGCACGCTGCGCCTGCCACGCGCGCTCGCGGGCTTCGCATGCGGCGCGCTGCTCGCGCTGGCCGGCGCACTGCTGCAGGTACTGTTGCGCAATCCGCTCGCGGAGCCGTACGTGCTCGGCGTGTCGGGCGGCGCGGCCGGCTTCGCGCTCGTCGCGATGATCGCGGGTGGCGCGTGGTGGCTCGTCGATGCGTCGGCGTTCGCCGGTTCGCTCGTGTCGGTCGCCCTCGTGCTCGGTCTCGCACGCCGCGAGCTGGGGCGCGGCGATTCGCGCGACGCGTCGCCGCGTTTGCTGCTCACCGGCGTCGTGATCGCGGCCGGGTGGGGCGCGCTCGTCACGCTGCTGCTGTCGCTTGCACCCGACGCACGGCTGCGCGGGATCATCTTCTGGCTGACCGGCGACCTGAACGGCGTGGCCGCGCCGTGGTTCGCGTGGGGGGCGCTGTTGCTGGCCGCCTGCGTCGCGCTGCCGGTCGCGCCGCAACTGAACGTGCTGCTGCGCGGCGACGCGACCGCACTCGCGCTCGGCGTGCCCGTTGCGCGCCTGCGCGTGCGGATCTATCTCATCGCGTCGCTGGCCGCCGCAGCCGCGGTGACGACGGCCGGCACGATCGGTTTCGTCGGCCTCGTCGTGCCGCATGCGCTGCGGCTCGCCTTCGGCAACGACCAGCGAATGCTGCTGCCCGCCGCGATGCTCGCGGGCGGCGGCGGCGTGATGGCGGCCGACCTGCTCGCACGCACCGTGATCGCGCCCGCGCAACTGCCGGTCGGCGTGATGACCGCGCTGATCGGCGTGCCGGTGTTCCTGTGGATGTTGTTGAGGAGACCGATGCGATGA
- a CDS encoding ATPase translates to MLNELETLSQNIGRLISLNKRYHAERLALEEQVAQLRADADAVRTELAQLRDERNALAAERDTLSAKIDDAQVKLNAILEKLPRSKNAEQADNQLDLLDAQARTDGDDAASHGEHA, encoded by the coding sequence ATGCTCAACGAACTCGAAACCCTATCTCAAAATATTGGCCGTCTGATTTCGCTGAACAAGCGCTATCACGCGGAACGGCTCGCGCTCGAGGAGCAGGTCGCGCAATTGCGCGCGGATGCGGACGCTGTCCGCACGGAACTCGCGCAACTGCGCGATGAACGCAATGCGCTTGCGGCCGAGCGTGACACGCTGTCGGCAAAGATCGACGACGCCCAGGTGAAACTGAACGCGATTCTCGAAAAGCTGCCGCGCTCGAAAAATGCGGAGCAAGCCGACAACCAGCTCGACCTGCTGGATGCGCAGGCGCGTACGGATGGCGATGACGCGGCCAGCCATGGAGAACATGCATGA